The Flavobacterium johnsoniae UW101 genomic interval TTTGGTTTTGATCCAGTTTAGCTTCCTGCTGTGTAATGGTTCTTGCAATTTCTACGGTTTCAGGATAATGCGTTAAAATCTGCGAACCTATTCTGTCTTTTAAAGGTGTTACAATACTTCCTCTATTGGTATAATCTTCTGGATTTGCGGTAAAAATAAACTGCATATCAAGAGGCATTCTCAATTTAAAACCACGAATTTGAATATCTCCTTCCTGCAGAATATTGAATAATGCAACCTGAATTCTGGCTTGTAAATCAGGTAATTCGTTGATTACAAAAATACAGCGGTTTGCTCTCGGAATCATTCCGAAATGAATTACGCGGTCATCTGCGTATGATAATTTTAAATTTGCTGCTTTAATTGGGTCAACATCACCAATTAAATCAGCAACTGTAACATCTGGAGTTGCTAATTTTTCGAAGAAACGTTCGCTTCTGTGCAGCCACGAAATTGGAGTTTCATCTCCTTTCTCTTCAATTAGATCTTTTGCAAAACGCGAAATTGGATTCAGCGGATCATCATTGATTTCTGAACCTGTTACAAACGGAATGTATTCATCTAATAATTCGACCATTTTACGTGCCAAACGTGTTTTTGCTTGTCCGCGAAGTCCAAGTAAATTGATATTATGACGAGAAAGAATTGCACGTTCTAATTCTGGGATTACCGTATTTTCAAATCCGTGAACACCTTCAAAAACTGGTTTTCCGGTTTTGATTTTCTCACGAAGATTATTTCGTAATTCGTCCTTTATACCTGTGCTTTTATATCCTGCAGCTTTTAACTGCCCTAATGTTTTTATATTGTTTATTTCCATTTTTATTGAAATATAGATTTTGTTATTGTTTTTATCTTCTGCAGATTATAAGCCTTGAATTTAATTTAAACACCAGCTGGCAAAAAAACAGCGCTTCGACTTCGCTCAGCGTGACAACTGCGGCAGAGACTGATTACTGTGACTGAACACTTTACCTAACTCTCTTTTTCCTATTCGTTTCATAATCTTCAAAAATCATTTCGCCCAGACCTTTTAGTCCTGTATAAAATGCTTTTCCCTGATTAGCTTCTGTAAAATGATTTACAAAACGCTGTAGATACGGATCATTGGCAATCATGAAAGTCGTAATTGGAATATGTAATTTTCTGGCCTGCTGTGCCTGCGTATAGCATTTGTCTACGATATATTCGTCGAGGCCGTTACTGTTCATATAATACGAACCGTCACGTTCGCGCACACAGCTTGGCTTCCCGTCGGTAATCATAAAAATCTGCTTGTTCGTATTTCGTTTTCGGCGTAAAATATCCATTGCCAACTGAAGTCCGGCAACTGTATTGGTATGATAGGGTCCAACTTGTAAATAAGGCAAATCTTTAATTGGGATTGTCCAGGCATCATTTCCAAAAACCAAAATATCAAGTGTGTCTTTTGGATAACGTGTTGTGATTAATTCTGCCAAAGCCATTGCAACTTTTTTGGCAGGCGTGATTCTATCTTCGCCATACAAAATCATACTGTGGCTTATGTCGATCATTAAAACGGTGCTCATTTGTGCTTTGTGCTGTGTTTCTTCTACAACCAAGTCATTTTCAGTCAGCATGAAACTTTCGACACCGTTATTGATTTGGGCATTTCGCAGACTTTCGGTTAACGAAATACGTTCTAAACCGTCGCCAAAATTAAATTCACGAAATTCTCCGGTATGTTCATCACCATTTCCGGCATGTTTTGTTTTGTGATTTCCGTTTCCGGAACGTTTCAGATTTCCAAAAATCTGATCTAAAGCCTGCTGTCGAATCGCACGTTCTGTTTTAGCCGTAATTCCAAAACCGTTCGTTCCGTCTTCTTTGACTTCGTCTTTTATATAACCTTTCTTTTTTAAATCTTCGATAAAATCATCGATTGTGTAGTTCTCGTCGGTCAGTTTATATTCTATATCTAACTCACGAAGCCAGCTGATTGCTTCATCAAAATCACCCGAAGTATGGGTGATCAGCTCTTTGAAAATGCCAAAAAGTTTTTCAAACGGAGACTGAAAAGGGGCTTCGTACGACTTAAAATAAAAACCTTTTTTAAATTCGTTTTTCATAATTTTAAAATTACGTTTTTTTAGAATTATGAAAAACGAAACGTTTATTAATTTTTAGTTAAAATATTTAACCAAAATCTACTACTAACAGTGTTAGATATAATAATTATTCAAACTTTCCGTCAACATAAAACCAAGCGCCATTTTCGAATTTAAAAGTAGAAAATTCGTAATGTATTTGAGGTTTTTGATCAGAATCTAAAAAATAAGCTTTAAACTCAACTGTATTTTCGGTAAAACTCAAAATTTCCAGTTTCTGCCATTTATTTTCTTGTGCCCATCTTAAAATTTCTGTTTTAGAATAATATTTTCTTTCAGAAATATAGGTCGTTTCTATAAGATAATCAGCATTATGGCTAGCATAAGCAGAATATCTGGAACGCATTAAGGCCAAAGCTGCTGGTGCTTTTTGATTCTTTTGGAGATATAATCCGCAGCAATTTTCAAAAAGTAATCCTGTGTCACAAAAGCAGATTTTATTCTCCATCGACTGGTTCTTCTCCATTAATTTTAACGTGAAGCTGATTTAATAAAACCTGATAACGGCTGATTTCTCTCACTTCTTCATCTTCTTCAGCAAAATCAATCATTTCGTCTAGCGTATCACTTACTTCAAGAAGTTTATTATTGGCTTCTCTGGAATCTCCTGCAGCAATTAAATCAATGATTTCCTGAACGCTGGCTTTTAAGGTTTCGAATTTATTACTCATGGTTATTTTTGTTTGAGGTTTCAAGCTGCAGGTTTCAAGTTGCCGCATAACGTGAAACTTGAAACCTAAAACTTGAAACTATAATTTATTTACTCTTTACTTTCGTTGAATTTTTTCACAATTTCTTTCAGTTTTTCTTTGCGGGAAACTTCGGCTTGTTTTTTCTTTGCCTGGGCTTTGTGCAATTTGTCATTGTGAATTTTGATATTTCGTTCATTATTGCGTCCCATATATTGCTCTTTTAATTTCTTCTAAACTTTTTTCGGTAAAAATCAGTTCGGTAATTATCTCTTTTCTTAAATCGTTTATATCTTCATATTCAAAATGTTTTGCCCATGAAGTTAATTGCTGCAGATTTCTGACTTGTTTTAAACGTTTTGTTGTTTCAAAACTGGTCCTTAAAATTGCTTTTCCGTCGTATTTTGGATTTTTTTTATGCTGATAATTTGCTAGATTTTTTTCAAAATCGGCTTCTATATAATACAGTTTTTCATCGGCATTATCCGGATAAAACTCTTCCCAAAGAGCAAATCCTATTTTTGTTTTTGATTCAGTTTCGGGCTCACGAGCCAGTAAACGCCATTTACTATTGGCTAATCTTCCCCAATGGTTTGATACGCGATACATTCCGGCTTGGGTATAATAATAAGAACTTCCTGCTTTGCTTTCGAATTGTTTGTTTAAACCTTCAATTTCATTTGGAAGTACTTCATTAAAAACACAAAACGTATTTTTGAATGAATTAGGATGGGGTTTAAAATTTTTCTGCATGTGCAAATATACTCAGATTACGGCGAACTCCCCAAAACAAACTAAATTGATTAACTTTGCTTCTTCAATTTAAAATATAAAAACATGTCTAAAGATTCACATGAAAAATTGCCGCAAAAAGGAGTTTACACCGGCGTAATCGAAAAAGATGAAAACAACAATTATTTCTGTGGAGAATATCTTTTAGATTATAAAACGGTTGAGTCTAATTTTAAAGTTGGCGACTGGGTTACCATAAAATCTGTTATTGAGAACCCAAGCGATATCAGCTATGATAAATATCCTAAAAAGTCAAGAAACTTTGATAAAGCAAATCATAAACCGGGAAACTAAAGTTAGTTATAAGTTATGAATTATGAGTTTTAATCTACTAATTCATAATTCATAATTCATAATTCATAATTCATAATTCGAAAAGAATATTTTTTACATGAAAACTGAAAAGTTAAAAAAAAGTGTACCTTTGCAAAAAATTTGTCGATTTGAACTAAAAAAGATCAATTTCAAACTAATAGACAAGTAGTTACCTTTTATTTATGAAAAAAATAGTTGAATACCGCAAGTTACTAAACGTAGAGAAAACTGCAGAATTAAAAGATTTAAAAACAATTTATCGTAATGCGATGAAAGAATCTCATCCTGATAAATTTGTTGGAGATGAAGCTGGTCTTAAAGCTGCAGAAGAAAAAAGTAAAACGATTATCGAAGCTTACCACTTTTTAGTAAGTATTCACCCTGATACTATCAAACTTAATTTACCTGAGTACACAGAAACAATTTCAACTTGTTCTATTACTGATTTTAAATTTGTAGAAGGACGTTTGATTATTGATTTTTCTAATGGAAGTGTTTACGAATACATTAGTGTTCCTAAAGCAACTTACGTGAAAATGGTAAATGCTGATTCTCCTGCAAGGTTTGCAAAAAGACATATCTTAAATGCTTTTACCTGGAGAAAGAAAACAAATCAAGAATAATTTTATTCAAAAATATTTCAGAAAGCACTCTTTTTACAGAGTGCTTTTTTTATACTTTATTATTATAAAAATCCTATCTTCACGTTAGAAACAAAAATCAAATAGGAGTTTTAAATCAAATAAAAGCAACAAAACCCCTGATTTTAGGACGATTAGAACAAAAAAAACTATAACAAAATTTTAGGTTACAAAATTCTATATGTTTTATAATTTTAGATACTTTTGTTGCACAAATCAATTAACTAATTAATTTTTTATAATGAAAAAAATACTTTTTTTACTTACAGCTTCTGCAGCTATAATTTCATGCAGTAAAGTTAAAGATGGAGAATACCTTATTACAGGTACTGCAAAAGGAATTGAAAACGGAAAAACAATCATTCTTCAAGGTTTAGATCCTGCTACAAGAATGTCAGTTGCGCTGGATACAGTAAAAGTTGAAAATGGAAAATTTGAAATTAAAGGAAAAGTTACTGAGCCTGCTTTCCACACTCTAATCATTCAAGGTGCTAACCAGCCATATCCATTTATATTAGAGACTGGAGAAATTAATATTGAAATTGATAAAGACAGTATTCATAAATCTAAAGTTTCTGGAACTTACAACAATGATGAGTACGTAAAATTCAACGAAGAATTAAACAAAACTCAAAAAAGCTTAATTGATTTTCAGAAAAAGAATACTCAGAAAATGCAGCAAGCTCAACAGGCTCAAGATACAGCAACTATCAACAGCTTGATGAAACAATACATGGAAATTCAAACAGAAGTACAAGCTAACAGCAAAAAGAAATACTTAGCTTATGCTGAAGGCCACCCAAAATCTTTTATTTCTGTATTGATTTTACAAGGAATGATCAATGATCCAAGTACAGATATGAAAAAAGCTGAAAGTTTATACAACGCTTTAGATGAGTCTGTAAAAAATACAACTCCTGGTAAAGAAATTAAATCTAGACTAGGTCAAGCAAAAATGCCTGCGGTTGGTGCAACAGCTCCTCCAGTTGGCAGCGCTAAATGAAGAGCAGATTTTTCGGCTCCTAACCCTCAAGGAAAAGTAGTTTCGCTTAAAGAAAGCTTAGGCAAAGTAACTATTGTTGATTTCTGGGCTTCATGGTGCGGACCATGCAGAAAAGAAAACCCAAATGTTGTGGCTATTTACAAAGAACTGCATTCAAAAGGATTAAATATTATTGGTGTGTCTTTAGACAAAGATGCTGAACACTGGAAAGAAGCTATTGCAGCTGACGGTTTAACATGGACTCATGTTTCAAACTTAAAATTCTGGGATGAACCAATTGCAAAACAATATAATGTTGAATCAATTCCGGCAACTTTTATTCTTGACGCATCAGGAAAAGTGGTTGCTCAGGATTTAAGAGGTCCAGAATTGAAAGCTAAAATATTAGAATTATTAGCAAAATAATTCTCCTTTTAAAATAAGTCAAAAAAAAATCTCCTTAGGGAGATTTTTTTGTTTTATACTGTATCATAAATTCAGAAATGGAGTCTATCAACAAAAAACAAAAACCTGGCTTAAAAAAGCTCATTTGAAGAGTAATTTAAAACTGTAATGCTATTTTTAAATTCATCAGAAGCCAATTATAAAACAACATCAATATTTTTTTTTCATAAATCTTTATTTAAATATACCAGCAAAAGTAATGGCTGGCGACTTGATTTAAGAAAAAATCTAAATGTAAAACCAAAAATTTACTATAAAAATATTCCTACTTTTAAAAATAAATTAAAAAAAATACAAATTAGAGATTTTTTATTTTATTCACTTCCAATGAATTAAAAAATAACTTTAAAATAACTTAAAATTAAGTCGTTTTTTTGTTTGGAAATGTAGAAAGAGTTCCTATCTTTGCAACCGCTTAGAACAACAAAGCACAACGCTAGAGATTCGGGGAGATACTCAAGCGGCCAACGAGGGCAGACTGTAAATCTGCTGTGAAAACTTCGCAGGTTCGAATCCTGCTCTCCCCACGGAAAGGCCTAAAAGGCGGAAAACTTAAAGTTTTCATTCTTTTTAAAAAGCCACAAAAAATGTCTGAAGACCTGCAAATTCAAGGATTTGCAGGTTTTTTTTATTTTAGGCCTGTTTTCAATATTTATAAATCCTCACAAAATTAAAGGTGCAGAATCGGTGCACTTTCCGGCGCGCTGAAAAGTGCACCAGAAACAGTAAAAATCCC includes:
- a CDS encoding AAA family ATPase: MEINNIKTLGQLKAAGYKSTGIKDELRNNLREKIKTGKPVFEGVHGFENTVIPELERAILSRHNINLLGLRGQAKTRLARKMVELLDEYIPFVTGSEINDDPLNPISRFAKDLIEEKGDETPISWLHRSERFFEKLATPDVTVADLIGDVDPIKAANLKLSYADDRVIHFGMIPRANRCIFVINELPDLQARIQVALFNILQEGDIQIRGFKLRMPLDMQFIFTANPEDYTNRGSIVTPLKDRIGSQILTHYPETVEIARTITQQEAKLDQNQSDIVYVPSLARDILEQISFEARESEYIDNKSGVSARMSITAFENLISSAERRALKSGVDKTNLRLSDFMGIIPAITGKVELVYEGEQEGAAVVAQHLIGSAIRTLFPSLFPKIEKLEKPGEKTPYSDLIEWFFAESGFELLDDASDAEYQSILDEVTPLDLLLKKYHPELDKKDQYFMKEFVLWALVEYKKLSKDRFAQGHQFKDMYGSYISKL
- a CDS encoding vWA domain-containing protein is translated as MKNEFKKGFYFKSYEAPFQSPFEKLFGIFKELITHTSGDFDEAISWLRELDIEYKLTDENYTIDDFIEDLKKKGYIKDEVKEDGTNGFGITAKTERAIRQQALDQIFGNLKRSGNGNHKTKHAGNGDEHTGEFREFNFGDGLERISLTESLRNAQINNGVESFMLTENDLVVEETQHKAQMSTVLMIDISHSMILYGEDRITPAKKVAMALAELITTRYPKDTLDILVFGNDAWTIPIKDLPYLQVGPYHTNTVAGLQLAMDILRRKRNTNKQIFMITDGKPSCVRERDGSYYMNSNGLDEYIVDKCYTQAQQARKLHIPITTFMIANDPYLQRFVNHFTEANQGKAFYTGLKGLGEMIFEDYETNRKKRVR
- a CDS encoding KTSC domain-containing protein, with protein sequence MKKIVEYRKLLNVEKTAELKDLKTIYRNAMKESHPDKFVGDEAGLKAAEEKSKTIIEAYHFLVSIHPDTIKLNLPEYTETISTCSITDFKFVEGRLIIDFSNGSVYEYISVPKATYVKMVNADSPARFAKRHILNAFTWRKKTNQE
- a CDS encoding YchJ family protein → MEKNQSMENKICFCDTGLLFENCCGLYLQKNQKAPAALALMRSRYSAYASHNADYLIETTYISERKYYSKTEILRWAQENKWQKLEILSFTENTVEFKAYFLDSDQKPQIHYEFSTFKFENGAWFYVDGKFE
- a CDS encoding DUF4369 domain-containing protein, with the protein product MKKILFLLTASAAIISCSKVKDGEYLITGTAKGIENGKTIILQGLDPATRMSVALDTVKVENGKFEIKGKVTEPAFHTLIIQGANQPYPFILETGEINIEIDKDSIHKSKVSGTYNNDEYVKFNEELNKTQKSLIDFQKKNTQKMQQAQQAQDTATINSLMKQYMEIQTEVQANSKKKYLAYAEGHPKSFISVLILQGMINDPSTDMKKAESLYNALDESVKNTTPGKEIKSRLGQAKMPAVGATAPPVGSAK